Proteins found in one Verrucomicrobiia bacterium genomic segment:
- a CDS encoding OmpH family outer membrane protein has product MKKLFAALLVTTALVAVSSTTALAQTPVKVGAIDLKKVFDGYWKTKQADANLKTQAGELDKQRKGMLDAYEKLSGEYKKVEGTVNDQAVSADEREKRKKTAEAKLMEMREVEQSVQQFDRTARTQLMEKQRQMRDNILKEIKEAVNAKAKTAGFDMVVDSAAETANGTPMVMFWNGTGDITDAILSHLNANAPAETIAVPAAAPAEKKK; this is encoded by the coding sequence ATGAAAAAGTTGTTTGCAGCATTGTTGGTGACCACAGCGTTGGTGGCCGTTTCTTCAACGACGGCGCTGGCCCAGACCCCGGTTAAAGTCGGAGCGATCGACCTTAAGAAAGTGTTCGATGGCTATTGGAAAACCAAACAGGCAGATGCCAACCTGAAGACCCAGGCAGGCGAACTGGACAAGCAGCGCAAGGGCATGCTCGATGCTTACGAGAAACTTAGCGGCGAATATAAGAAGGTGGAAGGCACTGTGAACGATCAGGCCGTCTCAGCGGATGAGCGCGAGAAGCGCAAGAAGACCGCAGAGGCGAAGTTGATGGAGATGCGTGAAGTGGAGCAGAGTGTGCAGCAGTTCGACCGCACCGCACGGACACAATTGATGGAAAAGCAGCGCCAGATGCGTGACAACATCCTGAAAGAGATCAAGGAAGCCGTCAATGCCAAGGCCAAGACTGCGGGATTTGACATGGTGGTGGACTCTGCTGCGGAAACGGCCAACGGCACGCCGATGGTGATGTTCTGGAATGGCACAGGTGACATCACGGATGCCATTTTGTCCCACTTGAACGCCAATGCCCCGGCGGAAACAATCGCTGTTCCAGCAGCAGCTCCTGCTGAAAAGAAGAAGTAA